Proteins from a genomic interval of Streptomyces fodineus:
- a CDS encoding elongation factor G has product MHLLNLGILAHVDAGKTSLTERLLHTAGVIDEIGSVDAGSTTTDTLALERRRGITIRSAVVSFPLDGVTVNLIDTPGHPDFIAEVERVLGVLDGAVLVVSAVEGVQAQTRVLMRTLRRLRIPTLIFVNKIDRRGADGSAVLDRMARRLAVPLVPMGTAAAPGTRAARFVPGLGPAALDALADHDDDLLAAYLDGGVSDARLHTALAAQTRRTLVHPVYFGSAVTGAGVPELTTGIERLLPTADGDPAGPLSATVFKVERGPAGEKVAYARVFSGTLRVRDRVPFGDGGEEGAPTDGRLESGAGGGRVEERIADGRVGGGGSDGRGDGCAEGVGGGGPSAGRGARRRAEGRVTALGVFESGTEVRRDSAGAGRIVKVWGLGGVRIGDALGRSRTAYAHHFAPPTLETVVVPGPGAGRRSLHLALTQLAEQDPLIGVRHDELRGETSVSLYGEVQKEVVQATLAEEYGLDVTFRETTTLCIERPAGTGHAVEFNKKGANPFLATVGLRVEPASPGAGVEFRLEVELGSMPYAFFKAVEDTVRETLGQGLHGWQIPDCTVTMTHSGYSPRQSHAHQGFDKSMSSTGYDFRGLTPLVLAEALRRAGTLVHEPVHRFRLEAPADTLGALLPVLARLGAVPETTGALGTACVLRGTVPAARVHELEQRLPGLTRGEGELESAFDHYAPVTRGAVPERPRTDHNPLNRKEYLLNVSRRVGD; this is encoded by the coding sequence GTGCATCTGCTCAATCTCGGAATTCTCGCGCATGTCGACGCCGGTAAGACCAGCCTGACCGAACGGCTGCTGCACACCGCCGGAGTGATCGACGAGATCGGCAGCGTCGACGCCGGCAGTACCACCACCGACACCCTCGCGCTGGAGCGGCGGCGCGGCATCACCATCAGGTCCGCCGTCGTGTCGTTCCCGCTCGACGGCGTCACCGTCAACCTCATCGACACTCCCGGTCACCCCGACTTCATCGCCGAGGTCGAGCGGGTGCTCGGCGTGCTCGACGGCGCCGTACTGGTCGTCTCGGCCGTCGAGGGCGTCCAGGCGCAGACCCGGGTGCTGATGCGCACGCTGCGGCGGCTGCGCATCCCCACGCTGATCTTCGTGAACAAGATCGACCGGCGCGGCGCGGACGGCTCCGCCGTGCTTGATCGGATGGCCCGCAGGCTGGCCGTACCGCTCGTCCCGATGGGGACGGCCGCCGCGCCCGGCACCAGGGCCGCACGTTTCGTGCCCGGCCTCGGTCCGGCCGCGCTGGACGCGCTCGCCGACCACGACGACGACCTGCTCGCCGCCTACCTCGACGGCGGTGTGTCCGACGCCCGTCTGCACACCGCCCTCGCCGCCCAGACCCGGCGCACGCTCGTCCATCCGGTGTACTTCGGCTCGGCCGTCACCGGAGCGGGCGTGCCCGAGCTGACCACCGGCATCGAGCGGCTCCTGCCCACCGCCGACGGCGACCCGGCCGGCCCCCTGTCGGCCACGGTCTTCAAGGTCGAACGCGGCCCGGCGGGGGAGAAGGTGGCCTACGCCCGGGTCTTCTCCGGCACCTTGCGCGTCCGCGACCGCGTGCCCTTCGGGGACGGGGGAGAGGAGGGCGCCCCGACCGACGGCCGGCTGGAGAGTGGCGCCGGCGGTGGTCGGGTGGAGGAGCGGATTGCGGACGGCCGGGTGGGCGGGGGTGGCTCCGATGGTCGTGGTGACGGGTGCGCGGAGGGTGTCGGCGGTGGCGGCCCGTCGGCAGGGCGGGGTGCCCGGCGTCGTGCCGAGGGCCGGGTCACCGCGCTCGGCGTGTTCGAGAGCGGCACCGAGGTGCGCCGGGACAGCGCCGGTGCCGGGCGGATCGTCAAGGTCTGGGGGCTCGGCGGGGTCCGGATCGGTGACGCGCTCGGCCGGTCGCGCACGGCGTACGCGCACCACTTCGCGCCGCCCACCCTGGAGACCGTCGTCGTCCCCGGCCCCGGTGCCGGCCGGCGCTCCCTGCACCTCGCGCTCACCCAGCTCGCCGAACAGGACCCGCTCATCGGGGTGCGGCACGACGAGCTGCGCGGGGAGACCTCCGTGTCCCTCTACGGCGAGGTGCAGAAGGAGGTCGTCCAGGCGACCCTCGCCGAGGAGTACGGCCTGGACGTCACCTTCCGCGAGACGACGACCCTGTGCATCGAACGGCCGGCCGGCACCGGGCACGCCGTGGAGTTCAACAAGAAGGGCGCCAATCCCTTCCTGGCCACGGTCGGCCTGCGGGTCGAGCCCGCATCGCCCGGCGCGGGCGTGGAGTTCCGGCTGGAGGTGGAGCTGGGCTCGATGCCGTACGCCTTCTTCAAGGCCGTCGAGGACACCGTGCGCGAGACCCTCGGGCAGGGACTGCACGGCTGGCAGATCCCGGACTGCACGGTGACCATGACCCACTCCGGCTACTCGCCCCGGCAGAGCCACGCCCACCAGGGCTTCGACAAGAGCATGTCGAGCACCGGTTACGACTTCCGGGGCCTGACCCCGCTGGTCCTGGCCGAGGCGCTGCGCCGGGCGGGCACCCTGGTGCACGAGCCGGTGCACCGCTTCCGGCTCGAGGCCCCGGCGGACACCCTCGGCGCGCTGCTTCCGGTGCTCGCCCGGCTGGGTGCCGTACCGGAGACCACCGGCGCACTCGGCACGGCCTGTGTGCTGCGGGGCACGGTGCCGGCCGCCCGGGTGCACGAGCTGGAGCAGCGGCTGCCCGGTCTCACCCGGGGCGAGGGGGAACTGGAGTCGGCGTTCGACCACTATGCGCCGGTCACCCGGGGCGCGGTCCCGGAGCGGCCGCGTACCGACCACAACCCGCTGAACCGGAAGGAGTACCTGCTCAACGTGTCACGCCGGGTGGGGGATTGA
- a CDS encoding (2Fe-2S)-binding protein — translation MTRISVNVDGTAYEDDVEPRLLLAHYLRDRLGLTGTPIGCDTSNCGACTVDLDGASVKSCSVLAVQADGCEVTTVQGLAKDGEWTALQRAFHEQHALQCGYCTPGMIMAARDLLRENPHPGPDEVRQALEGNLCRCTGYQNIVRAVLAASGEPARAAAEEVTA, via the coding sequence ATGACCCGCATCTCGGTGAACGTGGACGGCACGGCCTACGAGGACGACGTGGAACCCCGTCTCCTCCTCGCCCACTACCTGCGCGACCGCCTCGGTCTCACCGGCACCCCGATCGGCTGCGACACCTCCAACTGCGGAGCGTGCACGGTCGACCTGGACGGGGCCAGTGTGAAGAGCTGCTCGGTGCTCGCCGTCCAGGCGGACGGGTGCGAGGTGACGACGGTCCAGGGGCTCGCGAAGGACGGTGAGTGGACGGCGCTGCAGCGGGCGTTCCACGAGCAGCACGCTCTGCAGTGCGGCTACTGCACCCCGGGCATGATCATGGCGGCGCGTGACCTGCTCCGGGAGAACCCGCATCCCGGCCCGGACGAGGTCCGGCAGGCCTTGGAGGGCAACCTCTGCCGCTGCACCGGCTACCAGAACATCGTCCGCGCGGTGCTCGCCGCGTCCGGGGAACCGGCTCGTGCGGCCGCCGAGGAGGTCACGGCATGA